Proteins encoded in a region of the Marmota flaviventris isolate mMarFla1 chromosome 3, mMarFla1.hap1, whole genome shotgun sequence genome:
- the Nxph4 gene encoding neurexophilin-4 encodes MRLLAEWLLLLFGPWLLRKVVSAQIPESGRPQYLELRQATPGGGAPGQQLPASRSSDGLGLAGAWSWAWPANHTGALTQAGVAGALPAQRTKRKPSIKAARAKKIFGWGDFYFRVHTLKFSLLVTGKIVDHVNGTFSVYFRHNSSSLGNLSVSIVPPSKRVEFGGVWLPGPAPHPLQSTLALEGVLPGLGPPLGMAAAAGPGLGGTLGGALAGSLGSALGVPGAKESRAFNCHVEYEKTNRARKHRPCLYDPSQVCFTEHTQSQAAWLCAKPFKVICIFVSFLSFDYKLVQKVCPDYNFQSEHPYFG; translated from the exons ATGCGACTGCTCGCGGAATGGCTCCTCTTGCTCTTTGGCCCTTGGCTTCTTAGGAAG GTCGTCAGTGCCCAGATACCAGAGTCGGGAAGGCCGCAGTACCTGGAGCTGCGCCAAGCTACTCCAGGAGGGGGTGCCCCTGGCCAACAGCTCCCTGCGTCCAGGTCTTCTGACGGCCTGGGGCTGGCCGGCGCCTggagctgggcctggcctgctaaCCACACGGGGGCGCTGACCCAGGCGGGGGTGGCCGGGGCGCTGCCGGCTCAGCGCACTAAGAGGAAGCCGTCCATCAAAGCCGCACGAGCCAAAAAGATCTTCGGCTGGGGGGACTTCTACTTTAGAGTGCATACCCTCAAGTTCTCGCTGCTGGTGACCGGCAAGATCGTGGACCATGTGAATGGTACCTTCAGTGTGTATTTCCGCCACAACTCCTCCAGTCTGGGCAACCTCAGTGTCAGTATTGTGCCACCTTCTAAGCGTGTGGAGTTCGGGGGCGTCTGGCTGCCTGGGCCTGCCCCCCACCCACTACAGTCTACGCTGGCCCTGGAGGGGGTGCTTCCTGGGCTGGGGCCCCCTTTAGGGATGGCGGCAGCTGCGGGACCGGGGCTTGGGGGCACCCTTGGGGGCGCACTGGCAGGTTCACTAGGCAGCGCTCTGGGAGTGCCCGGGGCCAAAGAATCACGCGCTTTCAATTGCCACGTGGAGTATGAGAAGACAAACCGCGCTCGTAAGCACCGCCCGTGCCTGTACGACCCGTCGCAGGTGTGCTTCACTGAGCACACGCAGAGCCAGGCCGCCTGGCTCTGTGCCAAGCCCTTCAAAGTCATCTGTATCTTCGTCTCCTTCCTCAGCTTTGACTACAAACTGGTGCAGAAGGTATGCCCAGACTATAACTTCCAAAGCGAACACCCTTACTTTGGATAG